One genomic window of Halogeometricum sp. S3BR5-2 includes the following:
- a CDS encoding DUF5808 domain-containing protein: protein MADKPQKGEILGVPYNFERPSLGRMLSSYWKPGQKMLVKKPFGVGYTLNLANWRSWVVVAVVAVLLWQERSSSAPGPDLEDEDEDKDDGPVEVIVD, encoded by the coding sequence ATGGCAGACAAGCCGCAAAAAGGCGAGATTCTGGGCGTGCCGTACAACTTCGAACGTCCGTCTCTCGGCCGGATGCTGTCGTCGTACTGGAAGCCCGGGCAGAAGATGCTCGTGAAGAAGCCGTTCGGCGTCGGCTACACGCTGAACCTCGCGAACTGGCGGTCGTGGGTCGTCGTCGCCGTCGTCGCTGTCCTCCTCTGGCAGGAACGGAGTTCCTCCGCGCCCGGCCCGGACCTCGAAGACGAGGACGAGGACAAGGACGACGGCCCCGTCGAGGTCATCGTCGACTGA
- a CDS encoding DUF1428 domain-containing protein: MGRYVDGFVLAVPNEKLDAYREIAAEAGKLWIEHGALEYVEAVGDDVEPDTEGMPMRTFPELAEAGDDDTVVFSFIVFESREHRDEVNAKVMEDPEMSPERFEEGGEMPFDGARMAYGGFRSIVDYEG, translated from the coding sequence ATGGGACGATACGTCGACGGGTTCGTGCTCGCCGTTCCGAACGAAAAGCTCGATGCGTACCGCGAGATAGCGGCGGAGGCCGGAAAGCTCTGGATCGAACACGGCGCGCTAGAGTACGTCGAAGCGGTCGGAGACGACGTGGAACCCGACACCGAGGGAATGCCGATGCGCACCTTCCCCGAACTCGCCGAGGCGGGAGACGACGACACGGTCGTGTTCTCCTTCATCGTGTTCGAGTCGCGGGAACACCGCGACGAGGTGAACGCGAAGGTGATGGAAGACCCCGAGATGAGTCCGGAGCGGTTCGAGGAGGGCGGGGAGATGCCGTTCGACGGGGCGCGGATGGCCTACGGCGGCTTCCGCTCCATCGTCGACTACGAGGGCTGA
- a CDS encoding DUF7384 family protein, which yields MTDEKSGPDTGPETDPSPARVVADADVLAADLLVGGDARDALDHLREHSWTTLLASDALLDDAEAVVAALADPDLASDWRERTEAWREPVDHPDGDHPALASAYRGGAMHVLSFDDRLTSARAAAALGTRFPVSVRDPRAFASLFDAASLYEEVVGGEYEGPDRDPRA from the coding sequence ATGACTGACGAGAAATCCGGTCCCGACACCGGACCCGAGACCGACCCCTCGCCGGCCCGCGTCGTCGCCGACGCGGACGTCCTCGCCGCGGACCTCCTCGTCGGCGGCGACGCCCGCGACGCTCTCGACCACCTCAGAGAGCACTCGTGGACGACGCTGCTCGCGAGCGACGCGCTCTTGGACGACGCCGAGGCCGTCGTCGCCGCCCTCGCGGACCCGGACCTCGCGTCCGACTGGCGGGAGCGCACGGAGGCGTGGCGCGAACCGGTGGACCATCCGGACGGCGACCACCCCGCTCTCGCCTCGGCTTACCGCGGCGGCGCGATGCACGTGCTCTCGTTCGACGACCGACTCACCTCCGCCCGCGCGGCGGCGGCGCTCGGCACACGCTTTCCGGTCAGCGTCCGCGACCCGCGCGCGTTCGCCTCGCTGTTCGACGCCGCGAGCCTGTACGAGGAAGTCGTCGGTGGCGAGTACGAGGGGCCGGACCGCGACCCGCGGGCGTAG
- a CDS encoding DUF5787 family protein — MHADPDRPREFAFELALCSHLEEATDWVLGRQLGAAVAAPARRVVDVCGLVPGPAFDDRAAVSEQTVPVRAITSDVGVGEAVFWRDAFDCHRETARETVDAAVEAGFFESEIRGGREYVRRTTRYPEDWFASLVGVENKPDLDAPGDLERQLRTDVSLGLFDEVVLATESHVTRAHLNRIPEAVGVWRFDPTTGERTVVREPTPLDPTAPGVELVAERPLRTDVTVVSEAEKRLARLRVAERTYGKGWRTYEFPPCANVRATDDGRPYCAHFGRVVDPGRECGGDCPAFEAGDPPAVDAATLRDDRTPWVGDPAGVARRQSGLDRFL; from the coding sequence GTGCACGCCGACCCCGACCGACCGCGGGAGTTCGCCTTCGAACTCGCCCTCTGCTCGCACCTCGAAGAGGCGACCGACTGGGTGCTCGGTCGGCAACTCGGCGCCGCCGTCGCCGCGCCCGCCCGCCGCGTCGTCGACGTCTGCGGACTCGTCCCCGGCCCGGCGTTCGACGACCGGGCGGCCGTCTCCGAGCAGACCGTTCCGGTTCGGGCTATCACGAGCGACGTCGGCGTCGGCGAGGCGGTGTTCTGGCGCGACGCGTTCGACTGCCACCGCGAGACGGCCAGGGAGACGGTCGACGCCGCCGTCGAGGCGGGCTTCTTCGAGTCCGAAATCCGCGGCGGCCGCGAGTACGTCCGTCGAACGACGCGCTACCCCGAGGACTGGTTCGCGTCGCTCGTCGGCGTCGAGAACAAACCCGACCTGGACGCCCCCGGCGACCTCGAACGCCAACTCCGAACGGACGTCTCGCTCGGCCTGTTCGACGAGGTGGTGTTGGCCACGGAGAGTCACGTCACCCGCGCGCACCTCAACCGTATCCCCGAGGCTGTCGGCGTCTGGCGGTTCGACCCGACGACGGGCGAGCGAACCGTCGTCCGAGAACCGACGCCGCTCGACCCCACCGCGCCGGGCGTCGAACTCGTCGCCGAACGCCCCCTCCGGACCGACGTGACCGTCGTCTCCGAAGCGGAGAAGCGACTCGCGCGACTCCGCGTCGCGGAGCGCACCTACGGCAAGGGCTGGCGGACGTACGAGTTCCCCCCGTGCGCGAACGTGCGGGCGACCGACGACGGCCGCCCCTACTGCGCGCACTTCGGCCGCGTGGTCGACCCCGGCCGCGAATGCGGCGGCGACTGCCCGGCGTTCGAGGCGGGCGACCCGCCCGCCGTCGACGCCGCGACGCTCCGGGACGACCGGACCCCGTGGGTCGGAGACCCCGCGGGCGTCGCGCGCCGGCAGAGCGGGCTGGACCGGTTCCTGTAA
- a CDS encoding DNA-directed RNA polymerase, with protein sequence MYKRVRLKDTVEVPPEHLADVTPLRVRRLLQDKLEGRMDEEVGSVVSVVDVHDIGEGTVLPGRAGVYYEAEFDAITFDPDMQEVIDGQVVEVVEFGAFVGIGPVDGLLHVSQISDEYLAYDGENQQLASTESNRTLGVGDSVRVRVVTKSIDERNPRDSKIGLTAKQPGLGKHGWLEADRQTTEATTEAEGR encoded by the coding sequence ATGTACAAACGGGTACGACTCAAAGACACAGTGGAGGTTCCGCCGGAGCATCTCGCTGACGTGACCCCGTTGCGGGTCAGGCGACTCCTGCAGGACAAGCTGGAAGGACGGATGGACGAAGAAGTCGGGAGCGTCGTGAGCGTCGTCGACGTGCACGACATCGGCGAAGGGACGGTGCTGCCCGGACGGGCGGGCGTCTACTACGAGGCGGAGTTCGACGCCATCACCTTCGACCCCGACATGCAGGAGGTCATCGACGGGCAGGTCGTCGAGGTGGTCGAGTTCGGCGCCTTCGTCGGCATCGGCCCCGTCGACGGCCTGCTGCACGTCTCGCAGATCTCCGACGAGTACCTCGCCTACGACGGCGAGAACCAACAGCTCGCCTCGACGGAGTCGAACCGCACGCTCGGCGTCGGCGACTCCGTGCGGGTGCGCGTCGTCACGAAGAGCATCGACGAGCGCAACCCGCGCGACTCGAAGATCGGACTCACGGCCAAACAGCCCGGTCTCGGCAAGCACGGCTGGCTCGAAGCCGACCGCCAGACCACCGAGGCGACGACGGAAGCGGAGGGCCGGTAG
- the spt4 gene encoding transcription elongation factor subunit Spt4, whose translation MAKPRLACRECHFINMPDSQACENCGSSSLTEDWAGYVVITHPETSEIATEMNVDEAGGYALKVR comes from the coding sequence ATGGCCAAGCCGCGCCTCGCCTGCCGCGAGTGCCACTTCATCAACATGCCCGACTCGCAGGCGTGCGAGAACTGCGGCTCGTCGAGTCTCACGGAGGACTGGGCCGGCTACGTCGTCATCACGCACCCCGAGACGAGCGAGATAGCGACGGAGATGAACGTGGACGAGGCCGGCGGCTACGCGCTGAAGGTCCGCTGA
- a CDS encoding 30S ribosomal protein S24e, with the protein MEIEVISEDENPMLHRTDVRFEVTHEDATPSRLSVRDSLAAKLNKDSDEVVIHALNTKFGMRKTAGYAKVYTSPEFARDVEQDYMLDRNKIEAEEGDGEAEAEEA; encoded by the coding sequence ATGGAAATCGAAGTCATCTCCGAAGACGAGAATCCGATGCTGCACCGAACGGACGTTCGGTTCGAGGTCACCCACGAGGACGCGACCCCCTCCCGCCTGTCGGTCCGCGACAGCCTCGCGGCGAAACTGAACAAGGACTCCGACGAAGTCGTCATCCACGCGCTGAACACGAAGTTCGGCATGCGGAAGACGGCCGGTTACGCGAAGGTGTACACCTCGCCGGAGTTCGCCCGCGACGTCGAGCAGGACTACATGCTCGACCGGAACAAGATAGAGGCCGAAGAGGGCGACGGCGAAGCGGAAGCCGAAGAGGCCTGA
- a CDS encoding potassium channel family protein produces the protein MKVVIVGYGRVGARTALVLREEGHEVTVVDNDERKVERAEEAGFEVVEGDGSSEAVLRRAGAEEADAVGGLTGDPNVNFAACMIGKEFGCRAVMRVSEDYRQEIYERYADDVDDVIYPERLGAAGAKTALLGGDFNAIGELTEQLRLSMLVVPEGAPVVGRKVADVDLGADGRIYAHGGAREPMTIPLPGTTVEAGDRLALVADRDRFDDVRRVLLGEDRRGNA, from the coding sequence ATGAAGGTTGTTATCGTGGGGTACGGTCGCGTCGGCGCGCGAACCGCGCTCGTACTGCGGGAGGAGGGCCACGAGGTGACGGTCGTCGACAACGACGAACGGAAGGTCGAACGGGCCGAGGAGGCCGGTTTCGAGGTGGTCGAGGGCGACGGCAGCAGCGAGGCCGTCCTTCGCCGCGCGGGCGCGGAGGAGGCCGACGCCGTCGGCGGACTGACCGGCGACCCGAACGTCAACTTCGCGGCCTGCATGATCGGTAAGGAGTTCGGCTGTCGGGCGGTCATGCGCGTCAGCGAGGACTACCGACAGGAGATATACGAGCGCTACGCCGACGACGTGGACGACGTCATCTACCCCGAACGCCTCGGCGCGGCCGGCGCGAAGACGGCGCTGCTCGGCGGCGACTTCAACGCCATCGGCGAGTTGACCGAGCAGTTGCGCCTCTCGATGCTCGTCGTCCCCGAGGGGGCGCCCGTCGTCGGCCGGAAGGTCGCGGACGTGGACCTCGGCGCCGACGGACGCATCTACGCGCACGGCGGCGCCAGGGAACCGATGACCATCCCGCTGCCCGGAACGACCGTCGAGGCGGGCGACAGACTCGCCCTCGTCGCTGACCGCGACCGGTTCGACGACGTCCGGCGCGTGCTCCTGGGCGAAGACAGAAGGGGGAACGCGTAG
- a CDS encoding GTP-dependent dephospho-CoA kinase family protein, which yields MLELPADLRGEFKEPFGPLHTDVERLLDAADAEAPLVAVGDVVTYHLREFGRAPDVAVVDGLTKRSAVDEEIRRALSDPESRRDVSNPAGEITEALVVAVREALDEEGPVTVVVDGEEDLATLPAVLSAPVGASVVYGQPDEGMVLVEVTEESKAEMRSLLRRMEGDADALIALAEE from the coding sequence ATGCTCGAACTGCCGGCCGACCTCAGAGGCGAGTTCAAAGAGCCGTTCGGCCCCCTCCACACGGACGTCGAGCGACTGCTCGACGCGGCGGACGCCGAGGCGCCCCTCGTCGCCGTCGGCGACGTGGTCACCTACCACCTCCGCGAGTTCGGCCGAGCGCCGGACGTGGCCGTCGTCGACGGCCTGACGAAGCGGAGCGCCGTCGACGAGGAGATACGGCGGGCGCTGTCGGACCCCGAGTCGCGCCGCGACGTGTCGAACCCCGCGGGGGAGATAACGGAGGCGCTGGTCGTCGCCGTCCGCGAGGCGTTGGATGAAGAAGGGCCCGTCACCGTCGTCGTCGACGGCGAGGAGGACCTGGCGACGCTGCCGGCGGTGCTCTCGGCGCCGGTCGGCGCCAGCGTCGTCTACGGCCAACCCGACGAGGGGATGGTGTTGGTCGAGGTGACAGAGGAATCGAAAGCCGAGATGCGGTCGCTGCTGCGGCGGATGGAGGGCGACGCGGACGCCCTCATCGCACTCGCGGAGGAGTGA
- a CDS encoding translation initiation factor IF-2 subunit gamma, with translation MTQNPQQPEVNIGLVGHVDHGKTTLVQALSGSWTDQHSEEMKRGISIRLGYADATFRQIPGVDPPECYTVDETDEDGNETDVLRTVSFVDAPGHETLMATMLSGAAIMDGAVLVVSATEEVPQAQTEEHLMALDIIGIDNIVVAQNKVDLVDRDRAVENYEQIQEFVKGTVAEDAPIVPISAQQEVNVDLLIDAIEREIPTPERDETKAARMFTARSFDINRPGTTWEDLSGGVIGGSVVEGKLSEGEELELRPGREVDEGGQTEWRPITTDIRSLQAGGQMTDEVRPGGLCGVGTGLDPSLTKGDALAGQVAGEPGTLPPTREEFVMAVDLLERVVGEDEEEIEEISTGEPLMLTVGTATTVGAVTSARSGEAEVSLKRPVCAAEGAKIAINRRVGARWRLIGIGTLK, from the coding sequence GTGACACAAAATCCACAGCAACCGGAGGTGAACATCGGACTCGTCGGTCACGTCGACCACGGAAAGACGACGCTCGTGCAGGCGTTGTCGGGGTCGTGGACCGACCAGCACTCCGAGGAGATGAAACGCGGCATCTCCATCCGCCTCGGTTACGCAGACGCGACGTTCCGACAGATTCCCGGCGTCGACCCGCCGGAGTGCTACACCGTCGACGAGACGGACGAAGACGGCAACGAGACCGACGTACTCAGGACCGTGTCGTTCGTCGACGCGCCCGGCCACGAGACGCTCATGGCGACGATGCTCTCGGGCGCGGCCATCATGGACGGTGCCGTCCTCGTCGTGAGCGCGACCGAGGAGGTGCCGCAGGCGCAGACCGAAGAGCACCTGATGGCGCTCGACATCATCGGCATCGACAACATCGTGGTCGCCCAGAACAAGGTCGACCTCGTCGACCGCGACCGCGCGGTCGAGAACTACGAGCAGATACAGGAGTTCGTGAAGGGCACCGTCGCGGAGGACGCCCCCATCGTCCCCATCAGCGCCCAGCAGGAGGTCAACGTCGACCTCCTCATCGACGCCATCGAGCGCGAGATTCCGACGCCCGAACGCGACGAGACGAAGGCCGCGCGGATGTTCACCGCGCGGTCGTTCGACATCAACCGGCCCGGGACGACGTGGGAGGACCTCTCCGGCGGCGTCATCGGCGGGTCGGTCGTCGAGGGGAAACTCTCGGAGGGCGAGGAACTCGAACTCCGCCCCGGCCGCGAGGTCGACGAGGGCGGACAGACCGAGTGGCGGCCCATCACGACCGACATCCGCTCGCTGCAGGCGGGCGGGCAGATGACCGACGAGGTGCGTCCCGGCGGTCTCTGCGGCGTCGGAACCGGTCTCGACCCGAGTCTGACGAAGGGCGACGCCCTCGCCGGACAGGTCGCGGGCGAACCCGGTACCCTGCCGCCGACGCGCGAGGAGTTCGTGATGGCGGTCGACCTCCTCGAACGCGTCGTCGGCGAGGACGAAGAGGAGATAGAGGAGATATCGACGGGCGAGCCGCTGATGCTCACCGTCGGCACGGCCACCACCGTCGGCGCGGTGACGAGCGCGCGTTCGGGCGAGGCCGAAGTCTCGCTGAAGCGCCCCGTCTGCGCCGCCGAGGGTGCGAAGATAGCCATCAACCGCCGCGTCGGCGCGCGGTGGCGCCTCATCGGTATCGGGACCCTCAAGTGA
- a CDS encoding non-canonical purine NTP pyrophosphatase, translating into MLRYVTTNPGKVREALQYLEGPVEQLDYDYTEVQAAELGPIAAHGAREAYRHAGEPVLVDDAGLFVDGFDGFPGPYSSYVEDTLGVEAVHRLAERELDDPRRAAFRCVLAYCDGEGFEASPDPVDRDDRTVAAARGAEQGDEETEAVPVKLFEGAVRGRIVPPRGDEGFGYDPIFEHEGTTFAEMSSEKKNAVSHRGRALAKFGEWFAERTEFP; encoded by the coding sequence ATGCTTCGATACGTCACGACGAACCCCGGGAAGGTGCGGGAGGCACTCCAGTACCTCGAGGGACCCGTCGAGCAGTTGGACTACGACTACACCGAGGTGCAGGCGGCGGAACTCGGTCCCATCGCGGCCCACGGCGCCCGCGAGGCGTACCGCCACGCCGGCGAACCGGTGCTCGTCGACGACGCCGGCCTCTTCGTCGACGGATTCGACGGCTTCCCCGGGCCGTACTCCTCCTACGTCGAGGATACCCTCGGCGTCGAGGCGGTGCACCGACTGGCCGAACGCGAACTCGACGACCCGCGCCGGGCGGCGTTCCGGTGCGTCCTCGCGTACTGCGACGGCGAGGGGTTCGAGGCGAGTCCGGACCCGGTGGACCGTGACGACCGGACGGTCGCCGCCGCCCGCGGGGCCGAGCAGGGCGACGAGGAGACGGAGGCGGTGCCGGTGAAACTGTTCGAGGGGGCCGTCAGGGGCCGCATCGTCCCGCCGCGCGGCGACGAAGGGTTCGGATACGACCCGATATTCGAACACGAGGGGACGACGTTCGCGGAGATGTCGAGCGAGAAGAAGAACGCGGTGTCGCATCGGGGGCGGGCGCTGGCGAAGTTCGGGGAGTGGTTTGCCGAGCGAACGGAGTTCCCGTGA
- a CDS encoding MBL fold metallo-hydrolase, translated as MSQTLELPESEDADAENGSVFFVGTATVIIRYAGFTILTDPNFLHSGDHAHLGYGIRSERTTDPAIDIEDLPEDLDFVLLSHYHGDHFDHVVEEKLDKNLPIVTTEHAAEELEEKGFRETYAMDTWEEVTVRKGEVELDITSTPGRHGPPVVEKALPPVMGSVLEFRPTGGDGRTSFRLFISGDTVMYDELEEIPERFPDIDLALLHLGGTEILGVLLTMDAEQGVEAVELFDADENVPVHYDDYEVFQSPLSDFEEAVEAAGLEDRVAYVDRGDTYRFEASASTEEM; from the coding sequence GTGAGCCAGACCCTCGAACTCCCCGAATCCGAAGACGCCGACGCCGAGAACGGTTCCGTCTTCTTCGTCGGGACGGCCACCGTAATCATCAGATACGCCGGATTCACTATCCTCACCGACCCCAACTTCCTGCACAGCGGCGACCACGCCCACCTCGGGTACGGCATCCGCTCGGAACGCACGACCGACCCCGCAATCGACATCGAGGACCTGCCGGAGGACCTCGATTTCGTCCTGCTGTCGCACTACCACGGCGACCACTTCGACCACGTCGTCGAGGAGAAATTGGATAAGAACCTCCCCATCGTGACCACCGAACACGCCGCCGAGGAACTCGAAGAGAAAGGGTTCCGCGAGACGTACGCGATGGACACCTGGGAGGAAGTAACGGTTCGAAAGGGCGAGGTGGAACTGGACATCACCTCGACGCCGGGCCGGCACGGCCCGCCGGTGGTCGAGAAGGCGCTTCCGCCCGTGATGGGGAGCGTACTCGAATTTCGCCCGACGGGGGGCGACGGGCGAACCTCCTTCCGACTGTTCATCAGCGGCGACACGGTGATGTACGACGAGTTGGAGGAGATTCCCGAGCGGTTCCCGGACATCGACCTCGCGCTCTTGCACCTGGGCGGAACCGAGATTCTCGGCGTCCTCCTGACGATGGACGCCGAACAGGGCGTCGAGGCCGTCGAACTGTTCGACGCCGACGAGAACGTTCCCGTCCACTACGACGACTACGAGGTGTTCCAGTCGCCGCTATCGGACTTCGAAGAGGCCGTCGAGGCGGCGGGCCTCGAAGACCGGGTCGCGTACGTGGACCGCGGGGACACCTATCGGTTCGAGGCGTCGGCATCTACCGAAGAAATGTAG
- a CDS encoding PIN domain-containing protein — protein sequence MLLDTNALMMPVELDVRVFEELDRLLAANADLVVPEPVVRELEKLSDGSGTEAVAASVGSDLAADRCRVVDAEETYADDAVVELAGRGVDYVVTNDRPLRDRLLERGVRVIGIRGRDKLDITEP from the coding sequence GTGCTGCTCGACACGAACGCGCTGATGATGCCCGTGGAACTCGACGTCCGGGTGTTCGAGGAACTCGACCGACTGCTGGCCGCGAACGCGGACCTCGTGGTGCCCGAACCCGTCGTCCGGGAGCTGGAGAAGCTCTCCGACGGGAGCGGGACCGAGGCCGTCGCGGCGAGCGTCGGGTCGGACCTCGCCGCCGACCGGTGTCGTGTCGTCGACGCCGAGGAGACGTACGCTGACGACGCCGTGGTGGAACTCGCAGGACGCGGGGTCGACTACGTCGTCACGAACGACAGACCCCTCCGCGACCGACTGCTCGAACGCGGCGTACGGGTAATCGGTATAAGGGGGCGCGACAAACTGGACATAACAGAGCCTTAG
- a CDS encoding metal-dependent hydrolase, whose protein sequence is MMATTHALAGVVLAVVVAAVFPESAAGATPLPVLAAALGGLFPDFDLYAGHRKTLHFPVYFSALAAPALLVAAFAPTTLTLSVALFLASAALHSVMDAFGGGLELKPWLGTSERAVYSHYHKRWIPPRRWIRYDGAPEDLLAAGVFALPAIYAFDGLVQTGVFVALGVSAVYVLLRKPMVVAAQTAVDAMPENVVERMPERFVEDFR, encoded by the coding sequence ATGATGGCTACTACGCACGCCCTCGCGGGGGTCGTGCTCGCCGTCGTCGTCGCCGCGGTGTTCCCCGAGAGCGCCGCCGGCGCGACGCCGCTACCCGTGCTCGCCGCCGCCCTCGGCGGCCTCTTCCCCGATTTCGACCTCTACGCGGGGCACCGCAAGACGCTTCACTTCCCGGTGTACTTCAGCGCCCTCGCCGCGCCCGCACTGCTGGTCGCGGCGTTCGCGCCGACGACGCTGACGCTGTCGGTGGCGTTGTTCCTCGCGAGCGCGGCGCTGCACTCGGTGATGGACGCCTTCGGCGGCGGCCTCGAACTCAAACCGTGGCTGGGCACCTCCGAGCGCGCCGTCTACAGCCACTACCACAAGCGGTGGATTCCGCCGCGTCGCTGGATTCGGTACGACGGCGCTCCCGAGGACCTGCTGGCGGCGGGAGTGTTCGCCCTGCCGGCGATATACGCCTTCGACGGCCTCGTCCAGACGGGCGTGTTCGTCGCCCTCGGCGTCTCGGCGGTGTACGTGCTGCTGCGGAAGCCGATGGTCGTCGCCGCGCAGACGGCCGTGGACGCGATGCCCGAGAACGTGGTCGAACGGATGCCCGAGCGGTTCGTCGAGGACTTCCGGTAG
- a CDS encoding bifunctional N(6)-L-threonylcarbamoyladenine synthase/serine/threonine protein kinase → MRIVGIEGTAWAASAALFDSETGEVFIESDPYEPDSGGIHPREAAEHMGGAIPDVVSTVLDRAAETSEGDGGGIDAVAFSRGPGLGPCLRIVGTAARALSQTLDVPLVGVNHMVAHLEIGRHGSGFDSPVCLNASGANAHLLGYHNGRYRVLGETMDTGVGNAIDKFTRHVGWSHPGGPKVEEAARDGEYHDLPYVVKGMDFSFSGIMSAAKQAHDDGVPVEDVCRGLQETVFAMLTEVAERALSLTGTDELVLGGGVGQNERLREMLAEMCEQRGAEFYAPEPRFLRDNAGMIAVLGARMLDAGDTVSIPDSAVDPNFRPDQVPVTWRDGEESVARDPAAAGEAGRAADSATTPDEVRGAEATVTFEGDSVVKRRVPKTYRHPELDERLRTERTRAEARLTSLARRAGVPTPVVRDVDPAEGTIVFQYVGESDLAGGLTAERCRTVGEHLAAVHGAGFVHGDPTTRNVRVDGDRVYLLDFGLGYHTGHVEDRAMDLHVFEQSVEGTADEPEPLLRAFEAGYAAAARDGADRPASDDEDALARLRQVEGRGRYQ, encoded by the coding sequence ATGCGCATCGTGGGTATCGAAGGCACCGCCTGGGCCGCCAGCGCCGCGCTCTTCGATTCGGAGACGGGCGAGGTGTTCATCGAGTCGGACCCGTACGAACCCGACAGCGGCGGCATCCACCCGCGCGAGGCGGCCGAGCACATGGGCGGCGCCATCCCCGACGTCGTCTCCACGGTGCTGGACCGCGCCGCGGAGACGAGCGAGGGCGACGGCGGGGGGATAGACGCGGTGGCGTTCTCGCGCGGCCCCGGCCTCGGCCCCTGCCTCCGCATCGTCGGCACGGCCGCGCGCGCCCTCTCGCAGACGCTCGACGTCCCCCTCGTCGGCGTCAACCACATGGTCGCGCACCTCGAAATCGGCCGCCACGGCTCGGGGTTCGACTCGCCGGTCTGTCTGAACGCCTCGGGGGCGAACGCCCACCTCCTCGGCTACCACAACGGCCGCTACCGCGTTCTCGGCGAGACGATGGACACCGGCGTCGGCAACGCCATCGACAAGTTCACCCGCCACGTCGGGTGGAGCCACCCCGGCGGTCCGAAAGTCGAGGAGGCCGCCCGCGACGGCGAGTACCACGACCTGCCGTACGTCGTGAAGGGGATGGACTTCTCCTTCTCGGGCATCATGTCGGCGGCGAAGCAGGCGCACGACGACGGCGTCCCCGTCGAGGACGTCTGCCGCGGCCTGCAGGAGACGGTGTTCGCCATGCTGACCGAAGTCGCCGAGCGAGCGCTGTCGCTGACGGGGACGGACGAACTCGTCTTGGGCGGCGGCGTCGGGCAGAACGAGCGACTCAGGGAGATGCTCGCGGAGATGTGCGAACAGCGAGGCGCCGAATTCTACGCGCCCGAACCGCGCTTCCTCCGGGACAACGCGGGGATGATAGCCGTCCTCGGCGCGCGGATGCTCGACGCGGGCGACACCGTCTCGATACCCGATTCGGCCGTCGACCCGAACTTCCGGCCCGACCAGGTGCCGGTGACGTGGCGCGACGGCGAGGAGTCGGTCGCCCGCGACCCGGCGGCCGCGGGGGAGGCGGGTCGGGCGGCGGACTCGGCGACCACTCCCGACGAGGTGCGCGGCGCCGAGGCGACGGTGACGTTCGAGGGCGACAGCGTCGTGAAGCGGCGCGTTCCGAAGACGTACCGACATCCGGAACTGGACGAGCGACTCCGCACGGAGCGGACCCGCGCGGAGGCGCGCCTGACGAGTCTCGCGCGGCGGGCGGGCGTCCCCACGCCCGTCGTCCGCGACGTGGACCCCGCCGAGGGGACCATCGTGTTCCAGTACGTCGGCGAGTCGGACCTCGCGGGGGGGCTGACCGCCGAGCGCTGCCGGACGGTCGGCGAGCACCTCGCGGCGGTCCACGGAGCGGGGTTCGTCCACGGCGACCCGACGACGCGGAACGTCCGCGTGGACGGCGACCGGGTGTACCTCCTCGACTTCGGACTCGGCTACCACACCGGACACGTCGAGGACCGCGCGATGGACCTGCACGTCTTCGAGCAGAGCGTCGAGGGCACCGCCGACGAACCGGAACCGCTCCTGCGGGCGTTCGAGGCGGGATACGCCGCCGCCGCGCGCGACGGGGCCGACCGGCCGGCGTCGGACGACGAGGACGCCCTCGCGCGCCTCCGACAGGTCGAGGGACGCGGCCGGTATCAGTAG